From Gimesia panareensis, the proteins below share one genomic window:
- a CDS encoding tetratricopeptide repeat protein, whose amino-acid sequence MRKIGFIIHPVLFCLITGLLLPAVVTAPAACAAEKAEEASIEDLLKTAYEHKQHGRYEEAREVYAVVEQKLEQESPKNSDAQWKLIKGLMQIDLETGDTKAAFHRLESGLKQDAQRPELQAWAAQMYYEAGQYPEAKKHVASALALDGDQPRAHLIQAHLLTEAGKIDEANEAYRWFVRYYNRAQPEDAETLLVIAEGATQYARWNSVSQIFNFVVNTLCPDAFKADPLAWEASYLSGLILQEKYNRPQSGEEFQAALKTNSQAAPVYVALARTALEIREFDQSSELLERALKINPRLLEGLLLKCDLEIINGQYKDALKTVAAAEKINARSQLVLARKAACFLLLDGVPGPEDLKPYFDESETDEKTAENKSRFSQLLTKLLAQNPKPGYFLFEVGNLLEAKRQFAFAEFAYLKTKELMPQLSGPLTSLGMLYMAMGRTDLAQQTLNEAFSADPYHVRVSNMRKVLGVLESYGSIVTDHFVIRYDSKADYILGQYMADYLEEIYPEMVKQFGYQPPGKTQFEIYHDAKGLSAHQWFSARMIGLPWIQTIGASTGAVVALTSPTAMKEPYNWASVLKHELVHVFTLQQTKYKIPHWFTEALAVRSEGAARPQRFNQLLVERVPKNEIYGLDELDGVFVRPKSSANWDFAYCQSLLCADFMVAEFGDDALKKLLLSYQKQASTATAIQECFGISQEEFEKRYHAYLHKIADYLKGYPQEESALDFRELQKQYEANQDDPDLAGRYAYRLLRLRKKADARKIAQGVLKMKPAQAQAALTIAQLELLSEDLDSALAVLQAPLKSKTPDVEVLSLAGKLLLKQSEFDKALPVYQKGHATYPYQTEWLQGLSIIYQQEKNLKAMQETHLKLVHLDPADEESMKLLMEGYRKQGKLAEALRWGEAALQVDVLDPETHLALAQIALKLDRKKLAIRELKMLLHLQEDNADLRYLLAQTLLEDGQPEAARTELELLLKQNPDHADARKLKQKL is encoded by the coding sequence ATGCGTAAAATCGGTTTCATCATCCATCCTGTTCTGTTTTGCCTGATCACGGGGCTGCTTCTACCAGCAGTGGTCACCGCTCCCGCAGCGTGCGCTGCTGAGAAAGCGGAGGAAGCTTCCATTGAAGACCTGCTCAAAACAGCGTACGAACACAAACAGCATGGCCGCTACGAGGAGGCCCGCGAGGTCTATGCGGTCGTCGAGCAAAAACTTGAACAGGAATCCCCGAAAAACAGCGATGCCCAGTGGAAGCTGATCAAGGGATTGATGCAGATCGACCTGGAGACCGGAGATACCAAAGCCGCGTTTCATCGGCTCGAAAGCGGGCTGAAACAGGATGCCCAGCGACCGGAACTGCAGGCCTGGGCCGCTCAGATGTATTACGAAGCGGGCCAGTATCCGGAAGCGAAAAAACATGTTGCCAGTGCACTGGCCCTCGATGGGGACCAGCCCCGCGCTCATCTGATCCAGGCCCATCTGCTGACGGAGGCGGGGAAAATTGACGAGGCTAACGAAGCCTACCGCTGGTTTGTCCGTTATTACAACCGGGCGCAGCCGGAAGATGCCGAAACGCTGCTGGTGATTGCGGAAGGCGCGACACAGTACGCGCGCTGGAACAGTGTCTCCCAGATCTTTAATTTTGTGGTCAACACGCTCTGCCCGGATGCGTTCAAAGCCGATCCGCTGGCCTGGGAGGCTTCGTACCTGAGCGGTTTGATTCTGCAGGAGAAGTACAACCGCCCGCAGTCCGGCGAAGAATTTCAGGCAGCGCTGAAAACGAATTCCCAGGCCGCCCCGGTTTATGTCGCCTTGGCGCGGACAGCGCTGGAAATTCGCGAGTTTGATCAGAGCAGCGAACTGCTGGAACGGGCCCTGAAGATCAACCCGCGGCTGCTGGAAGGGCTGCTGCTGAAATGCGATCTGGAAATCATCAATGGGCAATACAAAGATGCTTTGAAGACGGTCGCTGCTGCTGAAAAAATCAATGCCCGCAGTCAACTGGTCCTCGCACGCAAAGCTGCCTGCTTTCTGCTGCTGGACGGAGTGCCTGGCCCTGAAGATCTGAAACCATATTTCGACGAATCTGAAACGGATGAGAAGACGGCTGAAAACAAGTCCCGCTTTTCTCAACTGTTGACAAAACTGCTTGCGCAAAACCCGAAGCCGGGCTACTTCCTGTTTGAAGTGGGTAACCTGCTGGAGGCCAAACGGCAGTTCGCCTTTGCCGAGTTCGCCTACCTGAAAACAAAAGAGCTGATGCCCCAGTTGTCCGGGCCACTGACGTCGCTGGGCATGCTGTATATGGCGATGGGACGCACCGATCTGGCCCAACAGACGCTGAATGAAGCGTTCTCTGCCGACCCGTATCATGTCCGGGTGAGTAACATGCGAAAGGTACTCGGCGTGCTCGAATCGTACGGTTCCATCGTCACGGACCATTTTGTCATCCGATACGATTCGAAAGCCGATTACATCCTCGGTCAGTACATGGCGGATTACCTGGAAGAGATCTACCCGGAAATGGTAAAGCAGTTTGGTTACCAGCCACCAGGCAAGACGCAGTTTGAGATCTACCACGATGCGAAAGGGCTGTCGGCGCATCAGTGGTTCAGCGCGCGGATGATCGGCCTGCCCTGGATCCAGACGATCGGTGCTTCTACCGGCGCGGTGGTTGCGCTCACATCACCGACGGCGATGAAAGAACCGTACAACTGGGCCAGCGTGTTGAAACACGAACTGGTGCACGTATTCACGTTACAGCAGACGAAGTACAAAATTCCGCACTGGTTTACCGAAGCACTGGCAGTCCGCAGCGAAGGAGCTGCCCGACCTCAGCGATTCAATCAGCTGCTTGTGGAACGGGTACCGAAAAATGAGATTTATGGGCTGGATGAGCTGGACGGCGTCTTTGTCCGTCCCAAGTCGTCCGCTAACTGGGATTTCGCATATTGCCAGAGTCTGCTCTGCGCCGACTTCATGGTGGCTGAGTTCGGCGACGATGCCCTGAAAAAGCTGCTATTGTCCTATCAGAAGCAGGCCTCCACTGCGACTGCGATTCAGGAATGCTTCGGGATATCACAGGAGGAATTCGAAAAACGATATCATGCGTACCTGCACAAAATCGCGGACTATCTGAAGGGCTATCCCCAGGAAGAATCAGCGCTGGACTTCCGCGAACTCCAGAAACAGTACGAGGCGAATCAGGACGACCCGGATCTCGCAGGCCGCTACGCTTACCGTCTGCTCCGCCTGCGAAAAAAAGCAGATGCCCGCAAAATTGCCCAGGGTGTATTAAAAATGAAACCCGCGCAGGCTCAGGCAGCCTTGACAATCGCTCAACTGGAGCTGCTGTCCGAGGATCTGGATTCCGCGCTCGCAGTCCTGCAGGCTCCTCTCAAGTCCAAGACGCCAGATGTCGAAGTGCTGAGCCTCGCCGGTAAGCTTCTGTTGAAGCAGAGCGAGTTTGACAAAGCGCTGCCCGTCTATCAAAAGGGGCACGCCACGTATCCCTACCAGACCGAATGGCTGCAGGGTCTGTCGATTATTTACCAGCAGGAGAAAAATCTCAAAGCGATGCAGGAGACGCACCTGAAACTGGTGCACCTGGATCCCGCCGATGAAGAGAGCATGAAACTGCTGATGGAGGGCTACCGGAAACAGGGAAAACTCGCCGAGGCACTCCGCTGGGGAGAAGCTGCTCTGCAGGTGGATGTGCTGGATCCGGAGACGCATCTGGCGCTGGCACAAATCGCCCTCAAGCTGGACCGGAAGAAGCTTGCTATCCGTGAACTCAAGATGCTGCTGCACCTGCAGGAAGACAACGCCGACCTGCGGTATCTGCTCGCACAGACGCTGCTGGAAGATGGTCAACCAGAAGCAGCC